A stretch of the Lolium perenne isolate Kyuss_39 chromosome 3, Kyuss_2.0, whole genome shotgun sequence genome encodes the following:
- the LOC127344620 gene encoding uncharacterized protein codes for MDLSTTSAMAAKAYLYKAESLVKEYLLADSYVSYTAVLGGILMCKMVYDITYLVSSFYYKGYASLTKAQKLEWNNRGISTVHAIFITYMSVYLVFFSDLFSDQLDGPITSRNSNLSNFTLGVSVGYFITDIAMIFWVYPSLGGMEYVLHHILSLISIVYSIYSGEGQLYTYMVLISEATTPGINLRWFLDTAGLKKSKAYLVNGVWMVVAWLVARILLFIYLFYHIYFHYDQVMQMQTFSCLLVFGVPTVLLIMNTVWFAKILRGLKKTMAKRD; via the exons ATGGATCTGTCCACAACTTCTGCCATGGCGGCTAAGGCCTACCTGTACAAAGCAGAGTCGCTGGTTAAGGAATATCTTCTTGCAGATTCATATGTTTCCTACACTGCTGTGCTTGGTGGGATCCTGATGTGCAAGATG GTCTATGACATCACATACCTAGTCAGTTCATTCTACTACAAGGGTTATGCTTCTCTTACAAAAGCCCAAAAACTTGAGTGGAACAACAG GGGCATATCCACTGTCCATGCAATATTCATCACATACATGTCAGTGTACTTAGTATTCTTCTCCGACCTATTCTCTGATCAGCTGGATGGACCAATAACTTCGCGGAATTCAAACCTCTCTAATTTTACACTGGGG GTTTCTGTTGGGTACTTCATCACTGACATTGCTATGATATTTTGGGTTTATCCTTCCCTGGGTGGAATGGAGTAT GTTCTTCATCACATCCTGTCTCTTATATCAATAGTCTATTCCATATACTCTGGGGAAGGCCAGCTGTATACATACATGGTTCTCATCTCTGAAGCAACCACACCTGGAATCAACCTCCGCTG GTTTCTTGATACTGCTGGACTAAAAAAATCCAAGGCCTACCTTGTGAATGGTGTCTGGATGGTTGTTGCATGGCTG GTGGCACGGATACTTCTGTTCATCTACTTGTTCTACCACATCTACTTCCACTATGATCAG GTCATGCAGATGCAGACCTTCAGCTGCCTTCTGGTATTTGGTGTGCCCACGGTACTACTTATCATGAACACGGTGTGGTTTGCAAAGATCTTGAGAGGCCTTAAGAAGACAATGGCCAAGAGGGATTGA
- the LOC127344619 gene encoding uncharacterized protein At4g15545, which produces MTQTPATHPATTAPAPAPPPTEAAGLSDAIAAALPSDPYEQLEVARKITAVAVAARASRLEHEAARLRQKLADKDRVAAELAERADALDRALRDADARLCAVLDDNAKLVKERDSLAQTSKKLARDLAKLETFKRHLMQSLGDENSSSQETVDIRTCDAKGNSWREGSAKSVSTARADGSSEAESVNQEAVARPLEQKLTITHMTPRLASDPEPKLRSSAASARRYSTAVSPKLTSGAVSPRRYSTAVSPRPTSAGAVSPRRYSTAVSPRPTSAGAEIASSPRLEGHMAMSAWIPSSKMSSAANSPPRGHSISGRTTRVDGKEFFRQARSRLSYEQFAAFLANIKELNAHRQSQVETLEKADQIFGAENKDLFVSFQGLLSRSLT; this is translated from the exons GCGGCCGCGCTGCCTTCGGACCCGTACGAGCAGCTGGAGGTGGCCCGCAAGATCACCGCCGTGGCCGTGGCCGCACGCGCCTCCCGCCTGGAGCACGAGGCCGCGCGCCTCCGCCAGAAGCTGGCCGACAAGGACCGCGTCGCCGCCGAGCTCGCCGAGAGGGCCGACGCGCTCGACCGGGCACTCCGCGACGCCGACGCCCGTCTCTGCGCCGTCCTCGACGACAAC GCTAAGCTGGTGAAGGAGAGGGACTCGCTCGCCCAGACGTCCAAGAAGCTGGCCAGGGACCTCGCCAAG CTGGAGACATTCAAGAGGCACCTAATGCAGTCGCTGGGGGACGAGAATTCTTCA AGTCAAGAAACAGTAGACATCAGAACCTGCGATGCCAAAGGAAATTCTTGGAGAG AGGGATCGGCGAAGAGCGTCTCCACCGCCCGAGCCGACGGATCTTCCGAAGCCGAAAGCGTGAACCAGGAAG CGGTAGCAAGGCCATTGGAGCAGAAGCTTACCATCACGCACATGACTCCACGCCTGGCCTCCGACCCTGAACCGAAGCTGAGATCCTCTGCCGCTTCCGCTAGGAGGTACTCCACCGCCGTGTCCCCGAAGCTGACGTCCGGGGCCGTTTCCCCGAGACGGTACTCGACGGCCGTGTCGCCTCGACCCACGTCAGCCGGCGCCGTTTCCCCGAGACGGTACTCGACGGCCGTGTCGCCTCGACCCACGTCAGCCGGCGCCGAGATCGCCAGTTCGCCGCGACTCGAAGGCCATATGGCAATGTCGGCGTGGATACCCTCGAGCAAGATGTCCTCTGCGGCCAATTCGCCCCCTCGTGGACACTCAATCTCAG GGCGCACAACAAGAGTAGATGGCAAGGAGTTCTTTCGGCAAGCAAG GAGTCGTCTCTCGTACGAACAGTTTGCTGCTTTCCTCGCCAACATCAAGGAGCTCAACGCTCACAGGCAATCCCAAGTG GAAACCCTCGAGAAAGCGGACCAGATCTTCGGCGCAGAGAACAAGGACCTCTTCGTGTCATTTCAGGGCCTGCTTAGCCGTAGCCTCACGTAG